In a single window of the Phocoena sinus isolate mPhoSin1 chromosome 7, mPhoSin1.pri, whole genome shotgun sequence genome:
- the SLC16A14 gene encoding monocarboxylate transporter 14 produces the protein MYTSHEDIGYDFEDDPKDKKTLKPHPDIDGGWAWMMVLSSFFVHILIMGSQMALGVLNVEWLEEFHQSRGLTAWVSSLSMGVTLIVGPFIGLFINTCGCRQTAIIGGLLNSLGWVLSAYAANVHYLFITFGVAAGFGSGMAYLPAVVMVGRYFQKRRALAQGLSTTGTGFGTFLMTVLLKYLCAEYGWRNAMFIQGAVSLNLCVCGALMRPLSPGTDGDDPEGKEPHVLPAHSTESVRSSGQLGGAEEKGGGPGTEDSLGDMPAQACHEKAAHRKDMCAFRVLKTVSRLTMRVRKGFRDWYLGYFGTASLFTNRMFVAFIFWALFAYSSFVIPFIHLPEIVNLYNLSEQNDVFPLTSIIAIVHIFGKVILGVVADLPCISVWNVFLITNFTLVLSIFILPLMHTYAGLAVICALIGFSSGYFSLMPVVTEDLVGIEHLANAYGIIICANGISALLGPPFAGWIYDITQKYDFSFYICGLLYMVGILFLLIQPCIQIIGQSRKKYIDGTNV, from the exons ATGTATACAAGTCATGAAGACATTGGGTATGATTTTGAAGATGACCCCAAAGATAAGAAGACACTTAAACCCCACCCAGACATTGATGGCGGATGGGCTTGGATGATggtcctttcctctttctttgtgcACATCCTCATCATGGGCTCCCAGATGGCCCTGGGAGTCCTCAATGTGGAGTGGCTTGAAGAATTCCATCAGAGCCGTGGCCTGACGGCATGGGTCAGCTCCCTCAGCATGGGCGTCACCTTGATTGTGG GACCTTTCATTGGCTTGTTCATTAACACCTGCGGGTGCCGCCAGACCGCCATCATCGGAGGGCTGCTGAACTCGCTGGGCTGGGTGTTGAGTGCCTACGCTGCAAACGTGCATTATCTCTTCATTACCTTCGGAGTGGCAGCCG GCTTTGGCAGCGGGATGGCCTACTTGCCGGCCGTGGTCATGGTGGGCAGGTACTTCCAGAAGAGGCGCGCGCTCGCCCAGGGCCTCAGCACCACCGGGACCGGGTTTGGCACATTCCTCATGACGGTTTTGCTCAAGTACCTGTGCGCAGAGTACGGATGGCGGAATGCCATGTTCATCCAAGGCGCGGTGTCCCTGAACCTGTGTGTTTGCGGGGCGCTCATGAGGCCCCTCTCTCCTGGGACGGATGGAGACGACCCAGAAGGGAAAGAGCCACACGTCCTCCCGGCTCACTCCACCGAATCTGTTCGGTCCAGTGGACAGCTGGGTGGAGCGGAAGAGAAGGGGGGCGGCCCCGGCACCGAGGACTCCCTCGGGGACATGCCAGCCCAGGCGTGCCACGAGAAGGCTGCACACAGAAAGGACATGTGCGCCTTTCGGGTTCTGAAGACCGTGAGCCGGCTGACCATGAGGGTCAGGAAGGGCTTCCGGGATTGGTACTTGGGCTATTTTGGGACAGCCTCGCTCTTTACCAATCGGATGTTTGTTGCCTTTATTTTCTGGGCTCTGTTTGCGTACAGCAGCTTTGTCATCCCTTTCATTCACCTCCCAGAAATAGTCAATTTGTATAATTTATCAGAGCAAAACGATGTTTTCCCTCTGACTTCGATCATAGCAATAGTTCATATCTTCGGAAAAGTGATCCTCGGCGTTGTGGCCGACTTACCTTGCATCAGCGTTTGGAATGTCTTCCTGATTACCAACTTCACCCTAGTCCTCAGCATTTTTATTCTGCCCTTGATGCACACGTACGCTGGCCTGGCAGTCATCTGTGCACTGATAGGGTTTTCCAGCGGTTATTTCTCCCTGATGCCGGTGGTGACTGAAGACTTGGTGGGGATTGAGCACTTAGCCAACGCGTACGGCATCATCATCTGTGCTAACGGCATCTCTGCGTTGCTGGGACCACCTTTTGCAG gGTGGATCTACGACATCAcacaaaaatatgatttttccttttatatatgtgGTTTACTCTACATGGTAGGAATACTCTTTTTACTCATTCAACCGTGCATTCAAATTATAGGACAgtccagaaaaaaatacatagatggTACAAATGTGTAG